AATCCATTTTGAAGAAGCTTTGTGGAAAATGCTATACAACTTAAGAGAATTAGACAAGTCACCTTGGGATCCCAAGACTTCTTCTGATACTTCTAGCAATAATTTTAGCTTTAGCCTCCACGGGACCTCATTTTATGTAGTGGGTATGCATCCCATGTCGTCAAGATTTGCAAGAAAGTCTCCCTATACTATGGTAGTTTTTAATTTACACGACCAATTTGATAAGCTTAGAGAGATGAACCGCTATAAGCGAGTTCGTGATTTAATAAGACGTAGAGATAAGCATTTTCAGGGCAACATCAATCCTATGTTAGAAGATTTTGGTTCCAGCAGTGAAGCCCGGCAGTATAGTGGTCGAGCTGTTGATCAGGACTGGAAATGTCCTTATTCTTTTGATTAATGCTGCCTGATTCTACAACATATCGAAATTTAGAAATAGAGGATTTAAAGGCTATTTTATGTTTTCGCTTTCGCGAAAGCGAGGAAATAACTATTTTATGAAAATGAATATAATTGAAAAACGCAGTGGCATCGCTTTTACTATTAAAAAGGGGGATAAGCTTAAAGTCACAGATATATCTGGCCAACAGGTAAGCGATCTGGTCATATTCAATGCCCATGATAAAAGTGAAGCTCTGAGCGCAGGTAAAACAATGGATTTTGAAGAATCCATATTAATCACCCAGCGCAACTATCTATGGTCAAATCGTGGCAACAAGCTCATGAAGATTCTTGAAGATACAAACGGTAGAAACGACATTTTACTAGCGCCTTGTAGTCCAGAAACCTTTGCTATAATGTACGACGACATACCTGAGGGACAGCCTAGTTGTCTTGGAAATCTAGCTGCAAATCTTGAACCTTTTGGAATTTCTAGAGATGAGATACCCACGGCATTTAATATCTTCATGAATGTTCAATTTACAAAAGATGGTCAACTGTCTGTAGATACACCTACGAGTCATGCGGGCGATTATGTATTACTGGAAGCGCTGGAAGATCTTATAGTAGGCCTGACTGCTTGTAGCGCACCAGATAGTAACGGAGGATCTTTTAAAACAATAGGATATGAAATATTATAGTCTCAAAATCTCGTTTAATGAGGTAGGAAAGTGGCTGATGCCTGACTGGAATACCTCTGCCATTATCATAACCAGTGTGCTAGGTATTTTTATCGGATTAATCATAATAGTTAGAATCGCTGGGTTACGCACATTTGCAAAAATGACCAGTTTTGATTTCGCTACAACCATCGCTATAGGTAGTATACTTGCGAGCGTTAGCATCAGTCCTAAAAATAGTATAGGTAATGGTATTGTAGCCTTAATCACAATTATTGCATTTCAACTGCTTTTTGCACTTATCCAGCGATATTCAAAGGTATTTAAAAAAACCGCTACAAATGAACCCGTAATTCTGATGAGAAACGGTGAAATCCTAGAGGCTAATCTCGCAAAATGCAATCTAGATCGTAGCGAGCTCATTGCAAAATTACGAGAAGCTAATGTGTTGAAATTTTCTCAGGTACAGGCTGCTGTTTTTGAAAGTACGGGCGATGTAAGTGTCTTGCATACCTCTGGAGAAGAAGATATTGAATTGGAGGAGCGATTACTGGATTTTCTAGATTCATAATAATGATTGTCAATCCTACTCAAACAGGTTATGAGATTATAACTCATTACGCTCATGGTCTACAAGCGGCTCAAATAGGTCAGCACATCATTCAAGATTATAGACCTAAGTACTGGATGGAAACCTTGTGCGCGATGATTGAGCATGACGACAAGCAACTAAATTTTGAGCATAACAATAATGTTGCTAAAGATGGCCGTCCACTTGATTTCACATTAGTTGAAAATTCTCCTGAAGAAATTCTAGAACGTTGTAAACGTGTTGTCCTGTCTTCCAGACATCGTTCAGGTTGGGTAACGCTCATGATTGCTCAACATTTAGAATTTCTCTATAAGCAACAAATTCAAAATCACTCAGCTACTAATCAGTTTTTCTCAGAAGTCCATGAGCTCAAAAAGAAGATAAGGAAGGTTTATGCTATTAATGAGACACAGAGTAAAGAATACTATGAACTATTACGGTTTTGTGATAGATGTTCACTCATCCTTTCTATGCAGCAAATACCTACAGAAGGGCGAGAGATTGAAATAAATCAGAGTATCAATGGGTGTAAATATTATTTAAGCGATCCAGGGAAAGGTATAAACGTGTCACCCTGGATATTTGACAAAGATGAGTTCGAGGTCAGCACTGAGGTTTATAAAGTTGAACAAATTAAATTTTCTGACAGTAAGGACTTACAACAGCATCTTCTGGATTTGAGTCCGGTGATTAAAACATGGAATTTCAGAAAAAGTTGAGTCAATCAACAAGTGAAATCATAGAATCTAACTCAGAAAGAAAATTCACTCAAACTTTTGTTAATCAGTCTGCTATTATGTCTTATAGAAATAAATTAGACATCAATAAAAATTGCAGATAAAACCTAAAGAAAAAAATTATGGAAACAACAAAAGAAGCAGCAGACAGAATATCACGAGAGCAGAAGGTAAATGCTTTGAATGAATTACTGATCAAAAATTATGACAGCGAGAGTGGTTATAAAACCGCCATCACAGAAACCGAAAATGTGAGACTCAAGAGCTATTTTCAGGCTCAGGCGGCTCAGCGGTCACAATATGTAAACGAGCTGGATAAGGCCATACGCGATCTTAACGCAGAACCTGCAAAAAGTGGAAGCGCATTAGGTAGTGTACACCGTTCCTGGATCGATTTTAAAACGGCATTTACGGGAAAAGACGATGAAGCTGTACTTGAAGAATGTATACGTGGCGATAAAACGGCGGTAGAAGAGTATGAGGAAGTCCTTAAAGACACGACCCTGTTAGAACCCACTCGCCAAACCGTCCAACTTCAATTGAACGGTATTAAAAATACCCTGGACACCATTAAGAGTCTTGAGGATATTGTGGATTGATTCAGCAGTATTTTCAACTTAAACATAAATCCGCTGGTGTTTAATCAGCGGATTTTTTTTTGGATCAAGCAAAAGAGAG
This genomic interval from Nonlabens spongiae contains the following:
- a CDS encoding DUF1989 domain-containing protein, whose protein sequence is MNIIEKRSGIAFTIKKGDKLKVTDISGQQVSDLVIFNAHDKSEALSAGKTMDFEESILITQRNYLWSNRGNKLMKILEDTNGRNDILLAPCSPETFAIMYDDIPEGQPSCLGNLAANLEPFGISRDEIPTAFNIFMNVQFTKDGQLSVDTPTSHAGDYVLLEALEDLIVGLTACSAPDSNGGSFKTIGYEIL
- a CDS encoding ferritin-like domain-containing protein produces the protein METTKEAADRISREQKVNALNELLIKNYDSESGYKTAITETENVRLKSYFQAQAAQRSQYVNELDKAIRDLNAEPAKSGSALGSVHRSWIDFKTAFTGKDDEAVLEECIRGDKTAVEEYEEVLKDTTLLEPTRQTVQLQLNGIKNTLDTIKSLEDIVD
- the gntA gene encoding guanitoxin biosynthesis heme-dependent pre-guanitoxin N-hydroxylase GntA, with the translated sequence MKKYTESRIRQFILDDHPCVMAQSVFADESVQIHSYGKMDDNVTVNKLSDDLKMYVDKQDPDSKDFESFIAVFRKDKFLNEIHFEEALWKMLYNLRELDKSPWDPKTSSDTSSNNFSFSLHGTSFYVVGMHPMSSRFARKSPYTMVVFNLHDQFDKLREMNRYKRVRDLIRRRDKHFQGNINPMLEDFGSSSEARQYSGRAVDQDWKCPYSFD
- a CDS encoding DUF3891 family protein, which translates into the protein MIVNPTQTGYEIITHYAHGLQAAQIGQHIIQDYRPKYWMETLCAMIEHDDKQLNFEHNNNVAKDGRPLDFTLVENSPEEILERCKRVVLSSRHRSGWVTLMIAQHLEFLYKQQIQNHSATNQFFSEVHELKKKIRKVYAINETQSKEYYELLRFCDRCSLILSMQQIPTEGREIEINQSINGCKYYLSDPGKGINVSPWIFDKDEFEVSTEVYKVEQIKFSDSKDLQQHLLDLSPVIKTWNFRKS
- a CDS encoding DUF421 domain-containing protein, translated to MKYYSLKISFNEVGKWLMPDWNTSAIIITSVLGIFIGLIIIVRIAGLRTFAKMTSFDFATTIAIGSILASVSISPKNSIGNGIVALITIIAFQLLFALIQRYSKVFKKTATNEPVILMRNGEILEANLAKCNLDRSELIAKLREANVLKFSQVQAAVFESTGDVSVLHTSGEEDIELEERLLDFLDS